Genomic segment of Streptomyces alboniger:
CGCCATGCCCAAGCGGGCGCTGTGGCTGGTCCTGTGCACCGCCGTGCCGCGCTTCACCGTGGCCTCCGCTGCCAGCCTGACCGGGGTGCACTGGATCGCCACCGTATCCGGCGCACTGGGCCTGCTGCTGGCCGCAGTGGCGATGTACGCCGCGTTCGCCCTGATGCTGGAGGACATGCGCGGCCAGGAGGTCCTGCCGCTCGGCCGCAGCGGTCCCGCCCACCAGGCCGTGCACGGCGACCTGACGGTCCAACTGCGCAACCTCGAACGCCACGCGGGCGTGCGCCGAACCCTGTGACGGCCCGGCCGCCCGCAGTCCCGCCGACCCGACCGTCCACACCGGGTGCGGCCCGTGCCGCCGCCCCACATGCCGTGACCACTCCCGAAAGCGAGCCACCATGCCCTCGATGCCGGTCAGCGGCGTCACTCCCGTGCCCGGAAGCGGCGACGGCGCCGACCTCGTCCTGCGCAACGCCAGGATCCACACCGGCGACCCGCTGCGCCCCGGCGCCACCGCCCTGGCCGTGCGCGCGGGCCGGATCACCGCCCTCGGCGACGACGGCGATATAGCCGCGTATGTCGGACCTCGCACCCGCGTCGTCGACGCCCTCGGGTGCCGGGTGGTGCCCGGCCTGAACGACTCGCACCTGCACGTCATCCGTGGCGGGCTCAACTACGTGCTGGAGCTGCGCTGGGACGGCGTGACCTCGCTGCGCCAGGCGCTGGCGATGCTGCGCGAGCAGGCCGGCCGTACTCCGAAGGGCCAGTGGATCAGGGTGGTGGGCGGCTGGACGGCGGATCAGTTCGCCGAGCGGCGGATGCCGACCGCTGCCGAGCTCACCGCCGCCGCCCCCGACACCCCGGTGTTCGTGCTGCACCTCTACCAGTCGGCGATCCTCAACCGGGCTGCCGTCCGCGCGGCTGGCTTCACCCGCGACACCCCCGACCCGCGCGGCGGCCAGATCGTGAGGGGCCGCGACGGCGAGCCCAGTGGGGTGCTGCTGGCCGCACCGAGCGCACTGATCCTCTACTCCACCCTCGCCGCCGCCCCGACCCTGGACGAAGCCGACAAGCGGACCTCCACCCGGCACTTCCTGCGCGAGCTGAACCGCTTCGGCCTCACCTCCGCCGTGGACGCCGCCGGCGGCGTCCAGAACTTCCCCGACAACTACGCCACCGTCGTCGAACTGGCCCGCGCGGGCGAGCTGAGTGTTCGGATCGGCTACCACCTCTTTCCGCAGACCGCCGGGCAGGAGCTAGCCGACCTGACGCGCTGGGTGGAGACGGTGCGGCCCGGGGACGGCGACGAGTGGCTGCGGCTCAACGGCGCCGGGGAGAACCTGACCTGGGCCGCGGCCGACTTCGAGAACTTCTCCGAGCCCAGGCCCGAACTGTCCGCCGGGTACGAGGGAGAGTTCGAGCAGGCCGTGAGGCTGCTGCTGGAGCACGGCTGGGGATTTCGGCTGCACGCCACCTACGACCAGACGATCCGGCGTGACCTGGCCGTCTTCGAGAAGCTCGCCGCCGAGGGCCTGTTCCCCGGAGGCAACCGCTGGCTGTTCGATCACGCCGAGACGGTCACCCCCGGCAGCCTGGAGCGGATCGCCGCGCTCGGCGGCGCGATCAGCGTCCAGAACCGGATGTCCTTCCAGGGCAAGACGTTCGCCGACCGCTACGGCGCCGAGGCCGCGGCTCGCACCCCTCCACTCAAGGAGATGCTCGCCTGCGGCATCCCGCTGGCGGCCGGCACCGACGCCACCCGGGTCTCCTCCTACAACCCGTGGGTCGCCCTGCACTGGCTGGTCACCGGACAGACGGTCGGCGACCTGTCCCTCTACCCGCCGGACCGGCTCATCTCCCGCGAGCGCGCCCTGGAGCTGTACACCCGCGGCGGAGCCAGGATCACCGGCGAGGACGACGTCAAGGGAGTGCTCAGGGAGGGCTGGTACGCCGACTTCGCCGTCCTCAGCCACGACTACTTCGCCGTGCCGCAGGACGACATCGCGCACATCGAGGCCGTCCTGACCGTCGTCGGCGGCCGGATCGTCTACGCCGCCGGCGAGCACGAGGGCCTCGACGAAGCCCTCCCGCCGCTCAGCCCGGCCTGGAGTCCGGTCGCGCACTTCGGCGGATACCAGGCCACCCCCGTGCCCTGGACGGCCGGCGTCCGCCAGGCCGATCTGCTGGCGCAGGCGGTCGCCGCCGGCGAGGAACACCGCCAGTGGCGGGTCGCGCGCGGCCTCGCCGCCCCCGAGCAGGCGAGTGCCGCCCACGACCCGTGCTTCGGCCCCTGACCCACCCCGGGATGGCAGCCCGTCCACCCCTCGCCGTTCCACCCCACACACCGCCCACCGTTCGGAAGGTACCCCTCGTGTCTGACTTCAACTTCGACCTCGACGCCGTCTCCGCCGCGCCCAGCCGCGACCTGCTCACCCCCGACAACTCGATGATGCTGTTCGTCGACCACCAGCCGCAGATGTTCTTCGGCGCCGCCAGCACCGACCGCGTCGCCGTCATCAACGCCACCGTCGGCCTGGCCAAGGCCGCCCGGGCGTTCGAGGTCCCCGTCGTCCTGTCCACGGTCGCCGCCGCATCCTTCTCCGGCCCGATCCTGCCGCAGCTGCGCGAGGTCTTCCCCAAGCACGACATCGTCGACCGGACCTCCATGAACGCCTGGGAGGACCAGGCCCTGGTCGAAGCCGTCAAGGCGACCGGCCGGCACAAGATAGTCCTCAGCGGCCTGTGGACGGAGGTCTGCCTCGTCCTGCCCGCCCTCTCCGCCCTCAGCCAGGGCTACGAGGTGTACCTCGTCGCCGACGCCTCCGCCGGTGTCACCCCGGCCGCCCACGAGCACGCCCTCCAGCGGATGACCGCCGCCGGCGCCGTGCCCGTCACCTGGCTCCAGGTGCTCCTGGAACTGCAGCGCGACTGGGCACGCACCGACACCTACGCCGCCACCACCGACATCGTCAAGGAGCACGGCGGTGCGTACGGCCTGGGCATCGTCTACGCCCACTCCATGATCGACCCGCACGCCGCCGGCTGACCGGCAACCCCGATCATGGACACCGACACCGGCCTACTCCTCCTGCGCCTGCTGACGGGCCTGCTGATCGCCGCGCACGGCGTGCAGAAGGTCAGCTTCCTGCTGGGCGGCAGCGGCCTGGCGGGCGGCACCGAGGAGTTCCGGCACGACGGCTTCCGCGGCGGGGCACTCACCGCCATCGCCGCGGCAGCCAGCCAGATCGGCTCCGGCCTGCTGCTGGCCGCCGGAGCCCTCACCCCGCTCGCCGCCGCCGGGGCCATCGGCGTAATGACCGTCGCTCTCACCGTCAAGTGGCCCAACGGCCTGTGGGTGCAACACGACGGCTACGAGTACCCCCTCGTCCTCATCGCCGTCGCCACCGCTCTCGCCCTCACCGGCCCCGGACGCCTCTCCGCCGACCACGCCCTGGGCCTGCCCCACTGGCCCGGCTGGTCCGCCGCGGCGGCACTGGCCTTCGGTGTGGCCGGCGGCCTCGCCGTCCGCGCCCTGCTGCACCACCCACCCCTACCCGCCCCCAGACACCGCCGACATCCCCGTGACCGCACCGGCGCCCGATAGCTCCACCGTGTCCCAGCCCCCGGAAGGACCCCGACCATGACCGGCCGTCCACTGAGCCGACGCCGCACCCTGAACTACGCCGCCGGCGCCGCGACAGCACTCACCGCCGCAGCAGCCACCCCGGCCACCGCCGCGCCTGCGCCCGCCGAGTCCGGCGCCCGGCCCGGCCAGCGCGGGACGGCGACCGTGGTCCTGGTCCACGGTGCATTCGCCGACGCC
This window contains:
- a CDS encoding amidohydrolase encodes the protein MPSMPVSGVTPVPGSGDGADLVLRNARIHTGDPLRPGATALAVRAGRITALGDDGDIAAYVGPRTRVVDALGCRVVPGLNDSHLHVIRGGLNYVLELRWDGVTSLRQALAMLREQAGRTPKGQWIRVVGGWTADQFAERRMPTAAELTAAAPDTPVFVLHLYQSAILNRAAVRAAGFTRDTPDPRGGQIVRGRDGEPSGVLLAAPSALILYSTLAAAPTLDEADKRTSTRHFLRELNRFGLTSAVDAAGGVQNFPDNYATVVELARAGELSVRIGYHLFPQTAGQELADLTRWVETVRPGDGDEWLRLNGAGENLTWAAADFENFSEPRPELSAGYEGEFEQAVRLLLEHGWGFRLHATYDQTIRRDLAVFEKLAAEGLFPGGNRWLFDHAETVTPGSLERIAALGGAISVQNRMSFQGKTFADRYGAEAAARTPPLKEMLACGIPLAAGTDATRVSSYNPWVALHWLVTGQTVGDLSLYPPDRLISRERALELYTRGGARITGEDDVKGVLREGWYADFAVLSHDYFAVPQDDIAHIEAVLTVVGGRIVYAAGEHEGLDEALPPLSPAWSPVAHFGGYQATPVPWTAGVRQADLLAQAVAAGEEHRQWRVARGLAAPEQASAAHDPCFGP
- a CDS encoding DoxX family protein, which codes for MDTDTGLLLLRLLTGLLIAAHGVQKVSFLLGGSGLAGGTEEFRHDGFRGGALTAIAAAASQIGSGLLLAAGALTPLAAAGAIGVMTVALTVKWPNGLWVQHDGYEYPLVLIAVATALALTGPGRLSADHALGLPHWPGWSAAAALAFGVAGGLAVRALLHHPPLPAPRHRRHPRDRTGAR
- a CDS encoding hydrolase produces the protein MSDFNFDLDAVSAAPSRDLLTPDNSMMLFVDHQPQMFFGAASTDRVAVINATVGLAKAARAFEVPVVLSTVAAASFSGPILPQLREVFPKHDIVDRTSMNAWEDQALVEAVKATGRHKIVLSGLWTEVCLVLPALSALSQGYEVYLVADASAGVTPAAHEHALQRMTAAGAVPVTWLQVLLELQRDWARTDTYAATTDIVKEHGGAYGLGIVYAHSMIDPHAAG